A single region of the Brassica rapa cultivar Chiifu-401-42 chromosome A03, CAAS_Brap_v3.01, whole genome shotgun sequence genome encodes:
- the LOC103862323 gene encoding F-box protein At3g62230, giving the protein MVSRRKSDLLSNLPDCLLVTIISLLPFKQSVQTSILARRWKNLCLETTNLVFKESEFVNLSTDTETIKSKRSLFVSTMCQWISSFTGEVIESLEFSLSEPVSFEKAIVSLTEFAASKQIKNITIDFSSPASRKIDVIEHLVTLMHYQNTKFDITRIFFNLIHVRNLTICSFLIQMIQECEDPMEMHDAMEARHLVMKTNLHANEFVGIKIFLNSCPELESLTFHMDATERIVRVSMPLDPKAFWLTNDTYACLERTLKLVKIKNFRGGPNELHVLKYLMRRGLVMEQLDLYEAKGLNDDQRRLVLTAAEEVQKNVERGSKHLRITLHKA; this is encoded by the exons ATGGTTTCAAGAAGAAAATCTGATCTACTTTCAAATTTACCTGATTGCCTTCTTGTTACAATCATATCTCTCTTGCCTTTCAAACAATCTGTTCAGACAAGTATTCTCGCCAGACGATGGAAGAATCTTTGTCTTGAAACAACAAACCTCGTATTCAAAGAATCTGAGTTTGTGAACCTATCTACTGATACAGAAACCATAAAGTCTAAGAGGAGTTTGTTTGTTAGCACTATGTGTCAATGGATCTCTAGCTTTACTGGTGAAGTCATTGAAAGTTTAGAGTTTTCTCTTTCTGAACCAGTGTCTTTCGAGAAAGCGATCGTATCTCTAACAGAATTTGCAGcctcaaaacaaataaaaaatataactattgATTTCTCAAGCCCTGCCTCAAGAAAAATTGATGTAATAGAGCATTTGGTCACGTTGATGCATTATCAAAATACTAAATTCGATATTACTCGTATCTTTTTCAATCTGATACATGTTAGGAACCTGACGATCTGCTCTTTTCTTATTCAG ATGATCCAAGAATGTGAAGATCCTATGGAAATGCATGATGCGATGGAAGCACGACATTTGGTGATGAAGACTAATCTGCATGCAAATGAGTTCGTGGGCATTAAAATATTTCTCAATAGCTGTCCAGAACTGGAATCTCTCACGTTCCATATGGATGCTACTGAGCGTATCgtg AGAGTTTCGATGCCATTAGATCCGAAAGCGTTTTGGCTCACCAACGATACGTATGCGTGTTTGGAAAGGACCCTTAAACttgtgaaaataaaaaactttcgtGGCGGCCCCAACGAGTTACATGTTCTGAAGTACTTGATGAGAAGGGGACTCGTGATGGAACAGCTTGACCTTTATGAGGCAAAGGGATTGAACGATGATCAAAGGAGGTTGGTACTGACTGCAGCCGAGGAGGTTCAGAAGAATGTCGAGAGAGGTTCGAAGCATTTGAGAATTACTTTGCACAAGGCTTGA